Proteins found in one Oryza glaberrima chromosome 4, OglaRS2, whole genome shotgun sequence genomic segment:
- the LOC127770034 gene encoding protein FORGETTER 1-like, translated as MAGGSSPSPAAAPIQVRCAGCRGVLAVAPGMTEFICPKCGMAQRLPPQLMPKPPPSSSSSAAATPAPPAPAAPPPPTSRRGGGGGAALPPPQAQGVDPTKIQLPCANCQAVLNVPHGLARFRCPQCGVELAVDLAKLHNFLASSNNNAAAAPPDNVPPASGPASRAPLVPAPPPAPFPPVPTPGMTQAAQMVPGALIPMVLPITDPPEEINEVAIDVEREEDEGGTVGETFTDYRPPKLSLGLPHPDPIVETSSLSAVQPPEPTYSLNIMDELDETKALSCLQIETLVYACQRHLYHLPTGDRAGFFIGDGAGVGKGRTIAGLIWENWQQGRHKAVWVSIGSDLKYDARRDLDDVGAKCVQVHPLNKLPYSKLDSKAIGIKNGVIFVTYSSLIASSERGRSRLQQLVQWCGQEFDGLLVFDECHKAKNLIPDAGSQPTRTGKAVLEIQEKLPEARVVYCSATGASEPRNLGYMVRLGLWGDGTSFQNFAQFLGSLEKGGVGALELVAMDMKARGMYVCRTLSYKGVDFDIVEAPLEERMMNMYRKAAEFWAEFRLELLSAGESFTEGISNQIWRLYWASHQRFFRHMCMSAKVPAVVKLAKEALAENKCVVVGLQSTGEARTEEAITKYGVEMEDFVSGPRELLLKLVEENYPLPPKPDSFQQGEEKVTEIHRKRHSAPDVSFKGRVRKVAKLVEVSDDDSDDYSPSESDHGSTESDEEFHMCQICNTEEEKTLLLHCSGCSRHVHPGCLTPPWTGVLTDDWSCYTCKKLEGEENEQDAHVADFSQRYDAAVEKKKKILDMIRSLDLPNNPLDDIIDQLGGPDNVAEITGRRGMLIRASDGKGVVYQARNAKEVSMEMINMHEKQQFMDGKKLISIISEAGSAGVSLHADRRAKNQRRRVHITLELPWSADRAIQQFGRTHRSNQTSAPQYRLLFTNLGGEKRFASIVAKRLESLGALTQGDRRAGPSLSAFNYDSNYGKKALTIMYRGIMEQDSFPVVPPGCSDNQSSIQEFIAEAKAALVSVGIIRDAVVCNGKVAGKLSGRIVDSDMHDVARFLNRLLGLAPKIQNRLFDLFTSILDVVLHNARIEGQLDSGIVDIKAKNVEMKESPKTVHIDSLSGASTVLFTFTIDRGVTWETAKSMLDERQKDGAGSSNDGFYESKREWMGGRHFILAFEGSIEGMYKIIRPAIGEALREMPLTELKSKYRKVSSIEKVNKGWQDEYDASSKQCMHGSKCKVGSYCTVGRRLQEVNILGGLILPVWGTIEKALAKQVRQSHKRVRVVRLETTTDNQRIVGLLIPNSAVESVLTGLQWVQDIDD; from the exons atggccggcggctcctccccctccccggccgccgcgcccatcCAGGTGCGCTGCGCCGGATGCCGcggcgtcctcgccgtcgccccagGCATGACCGAGTTCATCTGCCCCAAGTGCGGCATGGCGCAGCGCCTCCCCCCGCAGCTGATGCCcaagccgccgccctcctcctcctcctccgccgccgcgacccccgcgcctcccgccccggcggcaccgccgccgcccacgtcccggagaggaggcggaggcggcgcggccctTCCGCCCCCGCAGGCGCAGGGGGTGGACCCCACGAAGATCCAGCTCCCCTGCGCCAACTGCCAGGCCGTGCTCAACGTGCCCCACGGCCTCGCCCGCTTCCGCTGCCCGCAGTGCGGCGTggagctcgccgtcgacctcgccaaGCTGCACAACTTCCTGGCCTCCTCCAACAacaacgccgccgcggcgccgccggacaACGTCCCGCCGGCCTCGGGACCCGCGTCGCGGGCGCCTTTGGTGCCTGCGCCTCCGCCCGCCCCGTTCCCCCCCGTGCCGACGCCAGGCATGACGCAGGCGGCGCAGATGGTGCCTGGCGCGTTGATCCCGATGGTGCTTCCCATCACTGATCCGCCTGAGGAGATCAACGAG GTTGCAATTGATGTTGAgcgtgaagaagatgaaggtgGTACTGTTGGAGAAACGTTCACTGACTAT AGGCCTCCCAAACTCTCTCTTGGTCTGCCTCATCCAGATCCAATAGTAGAAACTTCTTCTTTGTCAGCTGTACAGCCTCCTGAGCCAACTTACAGCTTGAACATCATGGATGAATTGGATGAGACAAAGGCCTTGTCTTGCTTGCAAATCGAAACATTAGTTTATGCTTGTCAG CGGCACCTTTATCATCTCCCTACTGGTGATAGAGCAGGTTTTTTCATTGGTGATGGAGCTGGTGTTGGTAAGGGCCGGACAATTGCTGGATTAATATGGGAAAATTGGCAACAGGGAAGGCATAAGGCAGT GTGGGTATCTATTGGCTCTGATTTGAAGTATGATGCTCGAAGAGATTTGGATGACGTTGGTGCAAAATGTGTACAGG tGCACCCTTTAAATAAGCTACCATATTCTAAGCTAGACTCAAAGGCCATTGGTATCAAGAATGGGGTAATTTTTGTAACGTACAGCAGCTTGATAGCATCATCTGAGAGAGGTCGTTCCCGTTTGCAGCAATTGGTTCAGTGGTGTGGACAAGAATTTGATGGTCTTCTAGTGTTTGATGAG TGCCACAAGGCCAAAAATCTCATTCCTGATGCAGGGAGCCAGCCCACTCGCACTGGTAAAGCTGTTCTTGAAATCCAG GAAAAGCTACCTGAGGCACGGGTTGTTTATTGCTCGGCAACTGGTGCATCAGAACCACGGAATTTGGGCTATATGGTTCGGCTTGGACTTTGGGGCGATGGAACATCATTTCAGAATTTTGCGCAATTTTTAG gatctCTCGAGAAAGGTGGTGTGGGCGCTCTTGAACTTGTTGCCATGGACATGAAAGCCAg GGGTATGTATGTTTGCCGCACACTAAGTTATAAGGGGGTTGATTTTGATATTGTGGAGGCTCCCCTTGAGGAAAGAATGATG AATATGTACAGAAAGGCAGCCGAATTTTGGGCTGAGTTCCGCCTTGAGCTCCTATCAGCAGGTGAATCATTTACAGAAGGCATTTCAAATCAAATATGGCGGCTATATTGGGCTAGCCATCAG CGTTTCTTCAGGCATATGTGCATGTCTGCAAAAGTACCTGCTGTTGTGAAGTTGGCTAAGGAGGCCCTGGCAGAGAATAAGTGTGTGGTGGTTGGTCTTCAGAGCACTGGAGAGGCTCGAACAGAAGAAGCTATCACAAAATAT ggtgttgaaatggaagactTTGTTTCTGGTCCTCGGGAGCTGCTTCTAAAGCTGGTAGAAGAAAATTACCCTCTACCTCCGAAGCCTGATTCTTTTCAACAAG gtgAAGAAAAAGTCACAGAAATTCACCGTAAGCGGCATTCTGCCCCAGATGTATCATTTAAAGGACGTGTTAGAAAAGTAGCAAAACTGGTAGAAGTGAGTGATGATGACAGTGATGATTACTCTCCAT CTGAGTCAGATCATGGATCGACAGAGTCTGATGAGGAGTTTCACATGTGTCAAATCTGTAACACAGAGGAG GAGAAGACTCTGTTGCTTCATTGTTCTGGTTGTTCTCGACATGTTCACCCTGGTTGTCTGACACCACCTTGGACTGGGGTATTAACTGATGACTGGTCATGCTACACATGCAAGAAGTTAGAAGGAGAGGAAAATGAACAAGATGCTCATGTAGCTGATTTTTCACAGAG GTATGATGCTgcagtagagaaaaaaaagaagattttgGATATGATACGTTCTTTGGATCTCCCTAACAATCCTCTTGATGACATCATTGATCAG CTAGGAGGCCCTGACAATGTTGCAGAAATAACTGGACGGCGTGGTATGCTAATAAGAGCTTCTGACGGAAAAGGCGTTGTTTATCAGGCGCGGAATGC GAAAGAAGTGTCGATGGAGATGATCAATATGCATGAAAAACAGCAGTTCATGGATGGCAAAAAACTAATATCTATTATATCTGAAGCAGGATCAGCTGGCGTTTCGCTGCATGCTGATAGAAGGGCAAAAAACCAG AGAAGAAGAGTACACATAACACTTGAGCTCCCTTGGAGTGCAGATCGTGCAATACAACAGTTTGGGAGAACTCATCGTTCTAATCAAACTTCTGCACCACAATATAG GCTTCTCTTTACAAATCTTGGTGGTGAAAAGCGATTTGCATCAATCGTAGCAAAAAGACTGGAGTCTCTAGGAGCTTTAACGCAAGGAGATCGCAG GGCTGGACCTTCTCTGAGTGCTTTTAACTACGACAGCAATTATGGGAAAAAAGCCCTAACCATCATGTATAGAGGAATAATGGAGCAG GATTCTTTTCCAGTTGTTCCTCCGGGGTGTTCTGACAATCAATCTAGCATCCAAGAGTTCATTGCTGAAGCAAAAGCTGCTCTAGTATCAGTTGGGATTATCAGGGATGCTGTAGTGT GCAATGGAAAAGTTGCTGGGAAGCTTTCTGGTCGGATTGTTGACTCAGATATGCATGATGTTGCTCGTTTTCTTAACCGCCTTTTGGGACTGGCTCCGAAAATCCAGAATAG GTTATTTGATCTTTTTACAAGTATACTTGATGTTGTTTTGCACAATGCACGAATAGAAGGGCAGCTGGATTCTGGAATCGTTGATATAAAAGCTAAAAATGTTGAAATGAAAGAATCACCCAAG ACCGTTCACATTGATAGCTTGTCAGGCGCGTCAACTGTACTTTTTACTTTCACCATTGACCGAGGAGTTACTTGGGAG ACGGCAAAATCAATGCTTGATGAGAGGCAAAAGGATGGTGCTGGTTCTTCTAATGATGGGTTTTACGAGTCCAAAAGGGAATGGATGGGAGGAAGGCATTTCATACTTGCTTTTGAAGG CTCAATCGAAGGGATGTATAAAATAATTCGACCTGCTATTGGTGAAGCATTAAG AGAAATGCCTTTAACAGAACTGAAAAGCAAGTACAGGAAGGTGTCATCAATAGAAAAGGTTAACAAAGGTTGGCAAGATGAATATGATGCTTCGTCCAAGCAG
- the LOC127770555 gene encoding uncharacterized protein LOC127770555: MAPPPPPPVAMAVAAADEEPDEILEVGCAGCGETLEVERGLTEFVCPDCATPQSLPPDLMPAPPPPRRRALPLPRGAADARGARLPCGSCGELLSVPVGLSRCACPLCGAELAVYPARLRNYILSSAATAAVPVPVPVAPAPAQPILGGREAWQRRPNSAVRSGSARAEADDRLFPLERSRIQHPDRLIHLQQDEEEYPDGVFGGEEAHEIVSSNIQQRNRCSIEPGIVSVKNRLLPIKAARHQVHDQRSSYGTQRKPAQLARLHRVIHSEEVQEGPLSHEVYREASHAELIYETATTHSNRRIMCSVAPEAVGSVDKRRIKHDNQITQKRQKHTAHAIRAEHTQVGCLDGAIHAEEAQPEPVDQANHGEEGCIQIIDKTTARGGSWKSGCSVRHNTVSAGKRKTSTADQVTKQTQTNQSYANDAEHAQIEHPDQEIHEAVSQTTHREAMCFRPRKDSSARHSEQDIVHVVDPKNNVNKRQIEPLSHVIQHTGHTSDINNHAMQVDFDPQSKHIGRKGKPKTGTGVDSNLTLKNQDLLVSPNQLSHINQKHMPPNHEAQKKHINVESCKQPSSQAREKNRKGLMASSNSSFHLRRSKRLAKDSVAVVENEPVENDPVDLQVSSPNCQVSAVAMSSEPIEQEPILHQSPSPNCEVLVSTTDAESVESEHHEHCAFSPHQSMSDPPDIDRIIAGLCPSTSSVHEKPREISSEPDDPDLATTPSNPDMSDPERFAQHYCQVFPLEVRRALSKKRSNSLLNHLVSEECSDEEFVHDFPDAERARDCQKPSGQNIGSKRKKGHRRGPTLCVKVWTLPEGVRLPVSLNNSGFPIGKHAAMFGNFLGTLARDGILAPLTYKKWKSIPKENKDVMWHIIKLKFDVAPSSESLLLKCIRTKWRNWRCNLKRKHYDSHITEEERLADCDPRVLKEQWRFLVAFWNTEEAQAASARCKASRAKSTYINSTGSKSFARILDEESCSRDKARKRSDDVTAMGEKRRGRMHNHEPGASPSGLKEKAALKASFKEAVDAKEIAENEAATLRKKMMVMEESQKKLQEDLANMRNTVSAMQKMMSNGGLPDGLMGASTAPPSFPQGQNASSSRDDLQSPYIDYSVLYNPNSSSQQTR, from the exons atggcgccgccgccgccgccgccggtggcgatggcggtggcagcAGCTGACGAGGAACCCGACGAGATCCTGGAGGTGGGGTGCGCGGGGTGCGGGGAGACGCTGGAGGTGGAGCGGGGGCTGACGGAGTTCGTCTGCCCGGACTGCGCCACGCCGCAGTCGCTCCCGCCGGATCTCAtgccggccccgccgccgccgcggcggagggcgcTGCCCCTCCCCCGGGGTGCCGCGGACGCGCGCGGGGCGCGGCTGCCCTGCGGCTCCTGCGGCGAGCTCCTGAGCGTCCCCGTCGGGCTGTCGCGCTGCGCCTGCCCGCTCTGcggcgccgagctcgccgtctACCCCGCGCGGCTCCGGAACTACATCCTGTCctccgccgcgacggccgccgtgccggtgccggtgccggtcgcccccgcccccgcgcaACCCATCCTCGGTGGCCGGGAG GCATGGCAAAGGCGCCCTAATTCTGCAGTTCGTTCAGGATCTGCCCGAGCAGAAGCTGATGATAGACTATTTCCTCTTGAACGGTCACGGATACAGCATCCCGATCGTCTTATTCATCTACAGCAGGATGAAGAAGAGTATCCTGATGGTGTGTTTGGTGGAGAGGAAGCTCATGAGATTGTTTCAAGTAATATCCAGCAGAGGAACCGATGTTCAATTGAACCTGGTATTGTAAGTGTGAAGAATAGGTTGTTGCCGATAAAAGCGGCCAGGCATCAGGTACATGATCAGCGTTCAAGCTACGGTACTCAGCGAAAGCCGGCACAACTAGCACGCCTGCATAGAGTCATCCATTCAGAGGAGGTACAGGAGGGGCCTCTTAGCCATGAAGTTTATAGAGAAGCAAGCCATGCTGAACTGATATATGAGACTGCTACAACTCATAGCAACCGGAGAATTATGTGCTCTGTTGCCCCCGAAGCTGTTGGGAGTGTAGATAAGAGGCGTATTAAACACGATAATCAGATCACACAGAAGCGGCAAAAGCATACTGCTCATGCAATTCGTGCAGAGCACACTCAGGTAGGGTGTCTAGATGGTGCGATTCATGCAGAGGAGGCGCAACCGGAACCTGTTGACCAAGCAAATCATGGAGAAGAGGGATGCATTCAGATTATAGATAAAACAACTGCAAGGGGTGGCAGTTGGAAATCTGGATGCTCAGTTAGACATAACACTGTTAGTGCAGGGAAGAGAAAAACATCGACCGCCGATCAGGTCACAAAGCAGACACAAACAAATCAATCTTATGCTAATGATGCAGAACATGCACAGATAGAGCATCCAGATCAGGAAATTCACGAGGCTGTAAGTCAAACGACTCATAGAGAAGCCATGTGCTTTCGACCCAGAAAAGATTCTTCTGCAAGGCATAGCGAGCAGGACATTGTACACGTAGTTGATCCTAAAAATAATGTTAACAAGAGACAGATAGAGCCACTGAGCCATGTTATACAGCACACAGGACATACCTCTGATATTAATAATCATGCAATGCAGGTGGATTTTGATCCTCAGAGTAAGCATATTGGAAGAAAAGGCAAACCAAAAACTGGAACTGGAGTTGACTCTAATTTGACCCTGAAGAACCAGGATCTGCTAGTCTCTCCGAATCAGCTTAGCCATATAAATCagaaacacatgccccccaatcATGAGGCTCAGAAGAAGCATATTAATGTCGAAAGTTGCAAGCAGCCTTCTAGTCAAGCCCGGGAGAAGAACAGGAAGGGGCTGATGGCTTCTTCAAATTCAAGTTTTCATCTTAGGCGTAGTAAACGTTTGGCCAAAGATTCAGTTGCTGTTGTAGAAAATGAACCAGTTGAAAATGACCCTGTTGACCTGCAGGTTTCTTCTCCGAATTGCCAGGTGTCGGCGGTTGCTATGTCTAGTGAACCAATAGAACAGGAGCCTATTCTGCATCAGTCTCCTTCTCCAAATTGTGAAGTTTTAGTATCTACGACAGACGCCGAATCTGTAGAAAGTGAGCATCACGAGCATTGTGCTTTTTCTCCACATCAAAGCATGTCTGACCCTCCAGACATTGACAGAATCATTGCTGGTCTTTGCCCTAGCACATCCTCTGTTCATGAGAAGCCTCGGGAAATATCTAGTGAACCAGATGACCCTGATTTAGCCACAACTCCTTCAAATCCTGATATGTCTGATCCTGAGCGTTTTGCTCAACATTACTGTCAGGTATTCCCTCTAGAGGTCAGAAGGGCCCTTTcaaagaaaagatctaattcaTTACTTAATCATCTAGTCTCCGAGGAATGTTCCGATGAGGAATTTGTGCATGATTTTCCTGATGCGGAGCGAGCACGTGATTGTCAGAAGCCATCTGGCCAGAATATTG GTAGCAAGAGAAAGAAAGGACACAGGCGTGGCCCTACCCTTTGTGTCAAAGTGTGGACCTTGCCTGAAGGTGTGCGGCTTCCAGTATCCTTGAACAATTCAGGTTTTCCTATTGGAAAACATGCTGCCATGTTTGGTAACTTTCTGGGCACACTAGCGCGTGATGGAATATTGGCACCTCTTACAtataaaaaatggaaaagtATACCAAAGGAGAACAAGGATGTAATGTGGCATATTATTAAG CTTAAATTTGATGTTGCTCCATCTTCCGAGTCCTTGCTACTGAAATGCATAAGAACAAAGTGGAGGAATTGGAGGTGTAACTTAAAACGAAAACACTATGATTCTCATATAACTGAAGAGGAACGTCTTGCTGATTGTGATCCTCGTGTCCTAAAAGAACAGTGGCGATTCCTTGTTGCATTTTGGAATACCGAAGAGGCACAG GCTGCAAGTGCTAGATGCAAAGCTTCTCGAGCAAAATCAACCTATATCAACTCTACAGGATCGAAGAGCTTTGCACGGATACTTGACGAAGAG TCATGTTCTCGTGACAAGGCTCGTAAGCGCAGTGATGATGTCACAGCCATGGGTGAAAAGAGGAGGGGTAGGATGCATAACCATGAACCTGGGGCCAGCCCTAGTGGCCTGAAGGAAAAGGCAGCCCTTAAGGCATCCTTCAAGGAAGCTGTGGATGCAAAAGAGATTGCTGAAAATGAGGCTGCCACactgaggaagaagatgatggtaATGGAGGAAAGTCAGAAAAAGCTGCAGGAGGATTTGGCTAACATGAGGAATACAGTGAGCGCCATGCAGAAAATGATGTCAAATGGTGGTTTGCCTGATGGATTGATGGGTGCATCAACGGCGCCTCCAAGTTTTCCACAG GGCCAAAATGCATCGAGCTCTCGTGATGATTTGCAGTCCCCCTATATTGATTACTCTGTGCTGTACAACCCTAACTCTTCTAGCCAACAAACTCGATGA